The region TCGTTGCCGAAAAAGAAAACCATGGCAAAATTGTGAAAGAAGAAATTCGCGTTATTTGGGGGGATTACATCAAGCAGCCACAGTTAGAGACACACCCGCAATTACATCAACTTACCCATGAAATCATGTTGGCAGCATCGTTTGCAAAACAGCATATCGATCGAGCGGCAACATTAAAGCTACTAGACAAAGTGAATCAATTTGCCGATATCTTTTGGCAAACTAAAGGTGTCGCCACGTATACCGCCCATTGCCCATATCCACCAGCAGAAACGCTGATCTACCCAGATTTAAAAGCGTCTGCTTAGATACTGTTAGCGGATACCTTTATTATGCTTGGATTAAAAATTTGGAAAGTTAAAGGCCACAGTATGGCGCCCGTTATTCCGCAGGGGTGCTTTATTTTGGCCGCCAAATGGCTTGCCTTTCTGCCAATTAAGCCCGGTCAACGACTGCTGATTGATCACCCTCAATACGGCATTATCGTCAAAACAGTCGCTTTGGTTGACCACAATGGACTGATTTGGAGTAAAGGCGAAAACGCGGCCAGTGTACCAGTTGAAGTGCTTGGCCCGGCAAATAAAACACAGGTACTTGGCCGCGTTATCCGAATTTTTAAACCCAAGCGTTAACGTGCTTATATGATCATTATTAGCTGCGCTAAGCGCTCATTAATACTCATTAATCGCCTATTTATTTAATCTTTTGCCAATAAAAACCTTGGCATTTAGCCACTAACATACAAACCACTTTATGCCGTTATCTCTACTTCAAAAGCTCGATTTTTTCTCATTTCGCACATTAGTGCCTCACTATCGTCGTTTACTCATTCCCGTGCTTTTGGTTGTCCTGCTGATTAACGCTGAGACGCGCTCGCTCACAGTTTCTGTGCTAGCTGACGCGTTCTGGCAAGTAGCGGTGTTCGTTGCCGCAACACTAGCGGTTTATCACTTATTTGCGGATAAAATTTATCAACTGACCCTTTCTAAAAACAAAGAGGCCAATAGCAAAGAGCAGCAAGCGACACGTCAGGTCGTTATTGCCAGTTTGTTGGGTGTTTTACCCGGCTGTGGTGGTGCCATTGTGGTGATCACGCAATACGTGAGTGGTCGCATGGGGTTTGGGGCGGTCGCTGCGGTGTTAACCTCAACCATGGGGGACGCGGCTTTTTTGCTGCTGGCCGCCGAGCCACTAACAGGGCTGGCAGTCGCTTTAGTTTCTCTTGTCGTAGGTGTCTTATCTGGCCTTGCGGTCAATAAAATTCACGGTGCCGACTTTTTGCGAAGTACGGTTTCTCAGAAAAACGTCGAACAACATTGCCTTGCCTGCAAACCAATATCCAAATCCGTAAAACAGCAGCAAACTGTTCCGCGCCGTTTGCGTTATCAAGGGCTAGCGTGGCAAGGGTTAATCATCCCAGGTGCTGTTGTTGGTTTATTAATGTCGGCACAAGTTGATATTGCTGCGCTAATGGGAATTAGTGACGCAATAGTAGCTGGCGCAGGGGCTTTATTGGCATTGAGTTTTATTGTTTTGTGGGCAATTACTCAGGAAGTCACAAACTTCGAATCCATCGTCGCAGAAGATAAAAAGCTCAAACACAGTAAAGCCTTTCAAAAAGTCGCACTGGATACCAATTTTGTCACCAGTTGGGTGGTAATGGCGTTTTTAAGTTTTGAGTTAGTGATGCATTATGGTCAGTTTGATTTAACTCATGTCTTCACGGTTTTTGGTGCTGCCGCGCCGCTAATGGGCGTACTTGTTGGTATGATACCGGGATGTGGCCCGCAAATTATTACCACATCACTATACTTATCGGGTGCAATACCGCTCTCTGCCCAGCTAGGCAACGCCATTAGCAATGATGGTGATGCACTTTTTCCAGCAATCGCTTTATCGCCAAAGGTTGCCATTATCGCGACTTTGTACTCGGCTATTCCCGCGCTTGTTGTTGCCTATGGTTACTATGTGCTATTTGAATAATTTGATATCACTTAATCGCTATCCCCAATTGCGCTAGCAAGTAAATAGACTAGACTTTAGTCAATGCGTATTGACTAAAGTCTAGTTACACATCAACCCACAATCACTTCGCTAAAAGTTTGCTGTCTTTGGTGCCGACTCATACAAGGACAGTAAGATGGAAAAACCACTTGTTCTCCTCATTCATGGCATGGGTACACATCAGCCCGGCGCTATCACAGATGAATTTCAAAAAGGCTTGGCGGAATCAGCAAAATTTCTCGGCATTGAAGACTTCAACGCCAGTGATGAATTTGAATTCGACGAATTTAACTACTCTGAATTTTTAGATGATTGGCGCAACCAACACGCTAACCATGCGCAAGCGATCACTGATGCGATGCTCGCTGGTCCTAGTTTTCTTAATCGAATACTGTCATTTCAGGCGAAATTAGCGAACGATG is a window of Thalassotalea euphylliae DNA encoding:
- the sodN gene encoding superoxide dismutase, Ni encodes the protein MIFELLTRLDKKNPFDTASAHCDIPCKIYDPMSAQLAVLTMIRMVDLLEELKANTQLSFEQQATFYRLVAEKENHGKIVKEEIRVIWGDYIKQPQLETHPQLHQLTHEIMLAASFAKQHIDRAATLKLLDKVNQFADIFWQTKGVATYTAHCPYPPAETLIYPDLKASA
- a CDS encoding S24 family peptidase → MLGLKIWKVKGHSMAPVIPQGCFILAAKWLAFLPIKPGQRLLIDHPQYGIIVKTVALVDHNGLIWSKGENAASVPVEVLGPANKTQVLGRVIRIFKPKR
- a CDS encoding putative manganese transporter, with product MPLSLLQKLDFFSFRTLVPHYRRLLIPVLLVVLLINAETRSLTVSVLADAFWQVAVFVAATLAVYHLFADKIYQLTLSKNKEANSKEQQATRQVVIASLLGVLPGCGGAIVVITQYVSGRMGFGAVAAVLTSTMGDAAFLLLAAEPLTGLAVALVSLVVGVLSGLAVNKIHGADFLRSTVSQKNVEQHCLACKPISKSVKQQQTVPRRLRYQGLAWQGLIIPGAVVGLLMSAQVDIAALMGISDAIVAGAGALLALSFIVLWAITQEVTNFESIVAEDKKLKHSKAFQKVALDTNFVTSWVVMAFLSFELVMHYGQFDLTHVFTVFGAAAPLMGVLVGMIPGCGPQIITTSLYLSGAIPLSAQLGNAISNDGDALFPAIALSPKVAIIATLYSAIPALVVAYGYYVLFE